One window from the genome of Spirochaetota bacterium encodes:
- a CDS encoding ATP-binding protein, with the protein MKDTLSFLENVIQRFDTLSAEEVKRLFVQVAREYAVSALIIDNLRDGVIALDRENRVLAANKQAAFLLGVGADDRGKDIKGVSLPDFRDALMEALAANENVRRTIRVEREAVPRIIDLEVLSLGQSGVIKGSLIIASDITEAAGKDQEMKRMEYLASLTTLAAGVAHEIKNPLGSLDIHIQLIERLLKRQDQSSKDVKDMRGFISIVKEEISRLEDIVNSFLFSVRKINLDLKPVRAGDLIAETVGFLKYEIERAKIKVDVRLDEGVPVLEADQRYIKQALINVIQNSVDALADSRTRRIDIRVSYDEMHNAVQIRMRDTGAGIAKKDMGKLFEPYFTTKTSGTGLGLTNVYRIIKAHGGEVTVASDEGKYTEVTVSLPVTVAERKLLEDTHLKTQKTEV; encoded by the coding sequence ATGAAAGACACGCTCTCATTCCTTGAAAACGTGATACAGCGTTTCGATACGCTTTCCGCCGAGGAGGTAAAACGCCTGTTCGTGCAGGTGGCGCGCGAGTATGCCGTGAGCGCGCTTATCATCGATAATCTCAGGGACGGCGTCATTGCGCTTGACCGCGAGAACCGCGTGCTCGCGGCGAACAAGCAGGCGGCGTTCCTGCTCGGCGTCGGCGCCGATGACCGCGGCAAGGACATCAAAGGGGTGTCGCTCCCCGATTTCCGCGACGCGCTCATGGAGGCGCTCGCTGCCAACGAGAATGTGCGGAGGACCATACGCGTGGAGCGAGAAGCGGTGCCGCGCATCATCGATCTTGAGGTGCTTTCGCTCGGGCAGTCGGGCGTCATCAAGGGATCGCTCATCATCGCTTCCGACATCACCGAGGCGGCGGGCAAGGACCAGGAGATGAAGCGTATGGAATATCTCGCAAGCCTCACCACGCTTGCCGCCGGTGTCGCGCATGAGATAAAGAACCCCCTCGGGTCGCTCGATATTCATATTCAGCTCATCGAACGGCTCCTGAAACGGCAGGATCAATCATCCAAAGATGTGAAGGACATGCGGGGGTTCATCTCCATAGTAAAGGAAGAGATATCGAGGTTGGAGGATATCGTCAACAGCTTTCTTTTTTCGGTGCGGAAGATCAATCTCGATCTCAAGCCCGTGCGTGCGGGCGATCTTATCGCCGAGACCGTGGGGTTCCTCAAATACGAGATAGAGCGCGCGAAGATAAAGGTGGATGTGCGGCTGGACGAAGGCGTGCCGGTGCTCGAGGCCGATCAGCGCTATATCAAGCAGGCGCTCATCAATGTCATACAGAACTCCGTCGACGCCCTGGCCGATTCGCGGACGCGGCGCATCGATATACGCGTGAGCTACGATGAGATGCACAATGCCGTGCAGATACGCATGCGCGATACGGGCGCGGGGATAGCGAAGAAGGACATGGGCAAGTTGTTCGAGCCGTATTTCACCACGAAGACGTCCGGCACCGGGCTTGGGCTTACCAATGTGTACCGCATCATCAAGGCGCACGGCGGCGAGGTGACGGTGGCGAGCGATGAGGGGAAGTACACCGAGGTGACCGTATCGCTCCCGGTGACCGTGGCCGAGCGCAAGCTCCTGGAAGACACGCATCTGAAGACACAGAAGACCGAGGTATAG